TTAGATGTGTTTTTTACGATAATTAATTAAGTCATTGATTCATGGTGATATTGATTTTAGTTACTAATACCAATCTCACTAACTATGTGATCATTCCTACTGGCTAAAATCACCAACTACATCGTTATTTATTTAATAATTAGAACAACTAGTTATTTAAATACATGCCTTGTATTAGGCAATTTTTTCTACGTATAAAATTGTTCACTCAATTAATGAAACTGGTATGAATAAAAAAAGCACCTAAAGGTGCTTTTTTTAGTGACTATTAGTAGTCAATAGGGCTAATACTTATCACGAAGATCTCGTGTTATTATTTAATAAACGCTGTAAACATTGTAAATAGTTAAATATACGTTTAACTAAAGAATTTACGTCGTAAACTAAATAATGCCATCAGAGATAAAAGCCCAGCGAAGTTTATACTTGCGCCTTGACGAACTACTTTTTCTTCTTCTTCTGATGTACAAACTTCACTAGTGTCAGGTGTTGGCTCTAAAGTGATTGCGCGTAATACATCTTCTGTTAATGGTGTACCAAAATCATCAACCATTACTTCACCATAAGCGTCACGACGTTCTACTTTTATCGTTGCTGTTGCGGAAATAATACCATCGTCATTAATGTCTTGTGCTTCTATAATATTATAGGTTGAGCGTAAAGCACATGGAATGGCTAAGTTGAGGTTAGTGAAAACATCATTGTTCATGTCATAAACAAAGCCAGCAGTTCTACGTGGGTTGCTAGTGCTTTCGTTATGCGTTTCAATTTCGCCTTCACCTACTATTAGATCACTATTATTGATTGCTCTAGCGGTGCTATCTGAGCCAGAAAAGAAGTCATTAGGAGTGACTAGGTTACTTTCTTCTGCGGGCGCATTAGTGTCTACATAGAAAAACTTACGTACACCGCTGCTATTAGTTACATAACCGACCGCAGTACCTGCATCATTAATATCATAAGCAACAGACGTACCTCTAATACTATGATCGCCACTAATATCTATCACGCTACCATTCTTATAAGCAACAGCATATTGATAAAACTTTCTTTGATCTACTGTTGGTGTAACTATGTTTTGATCATAAAAACCATCAGCATACCCTACTGCGACGCCATTACTATTAAGCGCTAAAGCGTAACTTGAGTAAGAACGCTCATCGTCTTCATGTGGCGTTACTAGTAAGCCTAACTCTTCAATAATAGGTAAGCCATCAGGGTTTAGGGTGGCTTTAATTGCCATAGCATCGTAGGTAGCAGATGTTGAGCCTGTCTGTACTTGTGCAATACAAGCTTCTAGTGTCATAGCTGCAGGAACAACTTCTGGGTCAGCACAACCGCCATCTTCGTTTTCAACAAAGTCAGAATAACTTGGTACTAACTTGTAACTACTAAAACCTACAGCAACGCCTACTTCATTTGCGTCCATTAGTGCAGAGAAACCACCGCCATACTCTGCTTCTAGAGGAGTTATTTCATGAATTTGACTACCTTGATTATAAGAATAGAAACCTCTCATACCATGCTCTCTAAGCCAATATATATGATCAGTATTCTCTTCGTCAGTAAAGGTTTCACTCGGTAAATAAGGCGCTGTAGCACTACCATAGGAGATACCACTATCAGTAATCCCAGCGATAATATCAACCGTTGAGCGTGTCAGTTGTTCGGTTCCATCGAAAGTTGTGTCTAACAACGGATATTCTTGCTGGAGACCGCCAACCGTTGTTATGGCAATGGTATCGCCGACTTTTTGGTATTCGATGTCACTGCCTTTTCCTGACGATGTGTCTTGTAACCATCTTATTACCCAAGATAAGTCATTCGCAGTTGGATTACCTGCTTTTAAAGCATCGATATCTTCAAGGTTATTTAAAGCATGAACACTCACGTGATTTATTGCTGCAAATAATTGAATGGCAGTAAAATCAGAGTCATCAAGGTAATCAAATTGCACTGGAAAATCATATAAACTAGTGCCTGATATGGCCATATCACCACTAATGTTTTGCTGTTGAGCATAAGTATACTTTGCTTGGTCAGCATCACCTTCATCAACAATTTGATATGTGGCGGCATTGACGCTATTTAAAAAACTTACACTTAGTGCACTACTAATGCTTAGGGCGATAATATTCTTTGCTATTTTTCTCATTCTACTACTTAACTCTTTTATTTATTGTAGGAATAAATCCCAGACTGCAGGGGTTAAAGTTCGTCTAACGCTTGCCATCTTGAATAGGCAGTGTCGAGTTTGGACTCTTTTTCGCTAAGCTGGTTCAATATATTTTTTGTATGTTTTTCATCTAGGCTAAAAAAATCGCTTTGATTGACTTGTTCTTGTAAATCAGCAACCTCATTTTCCAAGGTCTCTATTATTTTTGGCAGCTCTTCCAGCTCTTTTGTTTCTTTAAAAGAAAGCTTCTTCTTTACCGCTAGCGATGCTTCTTTTTGTGCTGCGGGTGCTGTCTTTTGTGTTACTTCTTTTTTACTAACTGATGATAAATGGCGCTGACGTTCTTCTTCTTTTAATGCTAAATAACTATCAACGTCGTCATAGCCGCCCACTATTTGATTAATTTGGCCTGTACCATCGAAATAAAGACAGCTACTTACACAGTTATTCACAAAATCACGATCATGGCTAACTAAAATAACGGTTCCTGCATAATTTGCAACTACTTCTTCTAATAACTCTAACGTTTCAATGTCTAAGTCATTGGTTGGCTCATCGAGAATAAGTAAATTACTTGGGCGTAAAAAGAGTCTTGCAAGTAATAAACGGTTCTTTTCTCCACCTGATAGGGCGCGAACTGGCGTACGTGCACGTTTAGGACTAAAGAGAAAATCTTGAAGGTAACCAAGTACATGGCGAGATTTACCGTTAACTTCTACTTCTTGTTTTCCTTCACCTACAATTTCTTGTACTGTTTTATTTAGGTCAAGCGCTTCGCGATGTTGATCAAAATAAGCGATTTCTAAATTAACTCCTGAGCGCATTTTACCGCTAGTGGCTTTGAGTTTCTCCATAATAAGCTTTATTAAGGTTGACTTACCAGTGCCGTTTGCACCAATAAAAGCTAATCTGTCGTTACGTGTAATAAGTAAGTTCAGGTTTTCAATAATAACTTTATCACCAAAAGCTACAGTTACATCTTCTGCTTCAAATACGAGCTTACCTGAACGATCACCTTGAGTAATGTTCATTGTACTTTGGTTGCGTACATCACGGCGAGCTGTACGTTCAAGACGTAGTTTCTCTAATGAACGAACACGTCCTTCATTACGAGTACGTCGTGCTTTAACACCTTGACGGATCCAAACTTCTTCTTCAGCTAACTTTTTATCAAATAGGGCATTTTGCTGTTCTTCTACTTGTAAATCATGTTGCTTTTGTTCGATATATAAATCGTAGTCACCAGGGTAGCTTTTTAGCTTACCACGGTCTAAATCTAAAATTCGGGTAGATAAACCACGAATAAACGCTCTATCATGGCTGATAAAAATAATAGTACCGCCAAAGTCTTTTAAAAACTTCTCAAGCCATAATACGCTTTCAATGTCTAAATGGTTGGTAGGCTCATCAAGTAATAAAATATCAGGGTTTGTTACTAATGCTTTAGCTAGTGCTAGTTTACGTAACCAACCACCAGATAAGTCACTAATTTTTGCATCAGGATTTAATGACAGCGTGCTCATGGCTTGTTCAATACGTTGTTCGTCTTGCCATGCACCAGCTTGTTCAAGTTCATCTTGTACTTTTGCCAGCTTATTCAGGTTCTTTTCACTTGGGTCTTCGCCAATCAAGTGAATTAATTTGTGATAGCGACTCAGTAGGTCTGCATTTTCACTAACGCCTTGCGCAACATAACTAAATACACTTAAGTCAGACGACTCCGGTGGATCTTGCTCCAACATAGCTAATTGCATCGTGCTAGATTTTAATATTTGGCCATCATCTAGGTTTTGTAAACCCATTAATATTTTCATTAATGTTGATTTACCCGCGCCATTACGGCCAACTAAACAAATACGTTCGCCGGTTTGAACGCTTAAGTCCGCTTTGTTTAAAATTTTGTCTTCACCAAAAGCGAGTTCGCCATTGGCTATTCTTAATAATTCCATCAGTTTTCAACTCTTTATTGTTAAACCGCAGTACTTGTTTGTCATCAACGAGCACTGCGGTTATCTATCAATCTAATAGCAGGGTAATTTGTTCTGCAGTAAATGGCCAAAATAGCTTTTGGTTAGCAGCTATACCCTCTGGGTTTAGTTTTTCTAATACGGGTATATGTACACCGTACAGTTCTACTAAAGTTTTACTTTCATGAGCGACGGTTTCTTGGTCAACAATATCTATTTGGTTCAATTGCGCTTTAGGTATTACTAATAAACACAGTGCTAAAGCTTCTTCGCATAAATGACAACCTTCGCTGCCATATAAATTATATATTGTCATCGTTCGCTCTTATATTTTCCTATGTTAACCCTTGCGAGTAACAGACCAACTATTATGGATATGTTTATTACGTGCAAAATCTTGGTCTCTAGTAAGATCCGACATGTTTTTAGCTTGTAATCCTAGCGCCTCTAATCCTTCAAAATCCATTTTGAAATTACGCTTATTATTGGTAAAGAATATTTCTCCACCACGGCTAAGTGATTTTAAGGCATCAGCGAGTAGGGCAACATGGTCTCGTTGAACATCGAAACTATCTTCCATACGTTTTGAATTTGAAAAAGTAGGTGGATCAATAAATATTAAATCATATTTATCGGTGTTCTTTTTCAACCAATCTAAGCAGTCGGCTTGTATAAATTGATATTTGTGACTGTTGAGTTTGTTTAATGAAAAGTTATCTTGTGCCCAATTAAGGTAGGTATTTGACATATCTACCGTTGTAATTGATCTAGCACCATGTAACGCTGCTTGTAATGACACTGAGCCAGTATAAGCAAATAAATTTAATAAGGTTTTATCTTTTGCTTTTTTAGCGACAATTTGTCGTGTTTTTCTGTGATCTAAAAACAAGCCTGTATCAAGGTAATCCCATAAGTTAATTTTAAGCAGTGCACCATGTTCATTAATGGTCATAGACTGCTTCGATTTATCAACGCGTTGGTATTGATTACTGCCTTTTTGTTTAGCACGGGTTTTTAGAACTACTTTGTCAGTAGGCACTTCTAATACTTTTGGAGCCCAATAAATGACTTCTTGTAAGCGTTTTTTGGCTTTGTCAGCGTCAATTGTTTTTGGCGCAGCATATTCTTGAATTACTAAATAATCGCCATAAACATCAATGGCAACATTGTATTCAGGAATATCCGCATCATAAAGACGATAACAGTCTATTTGGTTTGATTTAAGCCAACCTTTTAATCCTTTACGGTTTTTCTTTAAGCGGTTAGCAAAATCACTATCTTCTTCGGAAAAAGATGATTGTGGATTTACGGCATCTTTTTCTAATTGCTTTTCATCAACATTATAAAGTGCTAGTTGGCAATCTAATGGACCATTTTTAAATTTATAACGTTTGAAACTTGATAATTTAAGCATAGCAAGCAATTCAATATTGGCGGTTAAAATCGCGATTCGCCAATTGATAAACTGTGCTTTAAGTTTTTGACCAAATAATACAAAGTTTTCTACGAGTTCCGGTAGCTCACCTATACGCTCACCATAAGGTGGGTTAAATAGAATAGTACCTGCTATGCCTTTGGCGCTTGAGCCATAAACATTATTCATGTCATTGGTGTTTTGACATTTAAATTCAATAAAGCGCTGTAATTTAGCATTACGTGAGTTTTGTTGTGCTGTATTAATAACACGAGGATCAATATCAATACCAAATACTTTTAAGCTACTGATTTGTGCTTTTTCTAATGAGCTCTCAGAACTATCAATGGCATCATTGAGCTGTTCTTGCCAAATATTTTCGTCGTGCTTTAACCAATCAGCAAACCCCCAAGAGGCACGTTGAATGCCAGGTGCTTGTTTGGTTGCCATTGCTACGGCTTCAATTAATATTGTGCCTGAGCCACACATAGGATCAACTAACGGCTTACTTGTATCGTCTAGCCAGTTAGAGCGAATAATTAATGCTGCGGCTAAGTTTTCTTTTAATGGTGCTGCACCTGAGTGCTCACGATAGCCACGTTGAAATAATCCGCGGCCAGAAAAATCTAAGTATATGCTGACATGATCTTTTAGTAACCTAGCTTGAAAACTGATTTGAGGTGATTTCTTATCGACATCAGGACGTTCAAAGCCTTGATCTCTAAATTGATCAACAATAGCATCTTTAATGGTTAAACCACCAAATTGGCTATTTCGAATTTCTTCACTATAACCTACGAAGTCAATTGCAAAGGTTGTATTACTGTTAAAGTGTTCTAACCAATTAACAGAGCTTGCGGCTTTAAATAGCTCATCTTTGTCTTTAGCTTCGCCTTCGCCAAGCTTTAACATTACGCGTGTGGCTAAGCGAGTCCATAAACAAATTTTATAGCCAAGCTCCATGGATGCTGAGAAATAGACACCTTCTGGTTTTTGAATAACTTGTTCAGCACCAAGGTTCTTTACTTCATCGGCGAGTAATACCTCGATACCAGGGGAGGTTAGGGCTAAAAATTGTTGCATGGGCACTGTCATAGTGTGATTCCAGAAAAAACGATGGCGCGATTATAACGAAAGTACACTCACACATAAACAAAAGTTAAGATAATGTGACGAAATAGCTTATAATTAGGACATAACGAAGAACAATTGAGCTAACAGATGATTTTTAGCTGATTTATAAAAAAATCACTTGCTTTATTGGGGAGGGATCCTTACTATACGCATCGAATTCAGGGAGAACATCCTTGATAGCTTCTTGCAGTATGAAGTAAAACTATTGTGGCTTACCTTATCTTATAAAGAAAAGGTCATTCGGACGCGGGATGGAGCAGCCTGGTAGCTCGTCGGGCTCATAACCCGAAGGTCGTCAGTTCAAATCTGGCTCCCGCAACCAACTTATTGATTAATAACCTTTTAATCATGATTTAATGATTTATTTTATCATTAAGCTTCTTTAGTGAAAAGAAGTAAAAATCTTTACTGGCTTCCTACTTTTTGTAGGTCATTCGGACGCGGGATGGAGCAGCCTGGTAGCTCGTCGGGCTCATAACCCGAAGGTCGTCAGTTCAAATCTGGCTCCCGCAACCAACTTATTGATTAATAACCTTTTAATCATGATTTAATGATTTATTTTATCATTAAGCTTCTTTAGTGAAAAGAAGTAAAAATCTTTACTGGCTTCCTACTTTTTGTAGGTCATTCGGACGCGGGATGGAGCAGCCTGGTAGCTCGTCGGGCTCATAACCCGAAGGTCGTCAGTTCAAATCTGGCTCCCGCAACCAATCTATTTATTAAAAATAATTATCATATATCGTCTTGGTACGGTTCATTATATTATTTTATTGATAAAATATCCCCTAAGGTCACTAGTTAATATACCTATCCGAATACCATTAAAAATTCTATTTTATCTCTTTAAAATCAAATTCTTACTTATAATAAACAAATCAAAATTAATTCAATCGCTTTTATTTTATTTATTGCCTTACCGTCATTTATTCAAAAAAGATATTTATAATATTTAGGTATGGCTATTTTTATTTCTCGGATTTCTCTTTCAAATTAATAAATTTGCTAATTTGAATAACCCTTAAGTGCAACTCCCTGAAGGTCATTTAATAAAAAATAATTATCAAAAAAAACTAATAATAGCACTTCTCTTATTTTGGAAAGTTTATCAAAATTTAACCTTGTATTGAATATGTGTCCGATCCGTGTCGCACTTGTGACACGGACTATAAAATGAATCTTTATATAATAGTGAGGTTTATGCTAGTTTGACCTTAAGGTGAAAGAGGCACATTTTTCGTTTTAAACGTAAAATTCATATTTAAATCACATTAATGAATCTTATTTCACTTTATATCGTGAGCTTACGGCAGCGTAGCGTGACATCACGATTTTTTCAGGTACAGCTTGACCTAGGCGGTAAAGCCTAAATCATCGTGTTTGGTTTTTTTAGGTGATTGAATTTTTAGCGAGATAATTCCAGGGTAAATAATCTTCAGGGGTCTTTTTTACCTGCTCTTTTTCTCGTTGTAAGGTGGTGAAGTAGTCAAAGACATTAATACCCGCCTCACTTGCCGTCGCGATGACCGAGGTAATGACATCCCCAATCGTTGCCCCCAGTAAGGTTTTGTGGAACATCGCGTTTTTTCTGTCTCTCACCACAATTTTGAGCATCGCTTCAATACGATTATTGTCGATTTTTACTCCTTCAGTGCTGCAAAAGTAACTCAGTCCGACATAATGTTTGATAAAGTAGCGAATAGCTTTGCCTAGGCCACTGTTTTCTTCAACGGTTTCATTGGCTAAATGCGTTTCTCCCCACAATTTTATGGCTTCCATGATGGGCGCTGAATGCGTTTGATGATAGGCCAGTCTTGCGCTCGGGGTTAACTTTTCTTCTTTCGTATAGTCATCATTGACCCATATTTCACCATAGCGTTTGAGGACATGCTCGACCTCAATTGGAAAGTGATTGATAACATCTACAAATTGTCGTCTTGCGTGGCTATTACACAGTGACGTTATCGCCTCACGTACCGTCGGCCGATTGCTCGCTAGCGCATCACTCATGATGAGTGGTTTGGCGCATGATTGACTGCGCTTGTGCAAAATACTGTCAATGAATTCTCCCGCGTGCCCGATGTTAGTCTCAAATAAAACAATATGACGGTTATCAGCCAGCGTTGCGATAACACCTGAGGTATAAACGCCCGTACGTGTGATGACTTTCTCACTGTTGCGTGCTTTCTTTATCACCGATTTCGCATCAAGAATACGGTTAGTTGTGTCATCTAAATAGTAGTGTTTACCATCAGCCGCTAAATTGAAGAGCAATTGGTACACGGGATAAATAGCATTACAAACAAGCTCTACTTGGTCAAAAACCGTTGACGCGGTGATTTTTACCCCAGTAATTTTTGAATACTGCTTTGACGATAAAAAGGCAGTCCAGCAAAGTATTTATAAATCGCCATTAAAGAACGTGCTGAATAACCATATTTTTGAGTACTTAAGCCATCGGTTAAGACATCGTCCGGCAGTGGTGCGGTAAAATAAGCACCGCAGGTATTACAACGAAGACGCTCCATGACATGCTGCTCAGGTTTGAAAGGACTTTGTCCGGTGATACGTAGCAAGCTACCTGGCTCGGTTTTATAAACCTTAC
The sequence above is a segment of the Colwellia sp. 20A7 genome. Coding sequences within it:
- the rlmKL gene encoding bifunctional 23S rRNA (guanine(2069)-N(7))-methyltransferase RlmK/23S rRNA (guanine(2445)-N(2))-methyltransferase RlmL, whose product is MTVPMQQFLALTSPGIEVLLADEVKNLGAEQVIQKPEGVYFSASMELGYKICLWTRLATRVMLKLGEGEAKDKDELFKAASSVNWLEHFNSNTTFAIDFVGYSEEIRNSQFGGLTIKDAIVDQFRDQGFERPDVDKKSPQISFQARLLKDHVSIYLDFSGRGLFQRGYREHSGAAPLKENLAAALIIRSNWLDDTSKPLVDPMCGSGTILIEAVAMATKQAPGIQRASWGFADWLKHDENIWQEQLNDAIDSSESSLEKAQISSLKVFGIDIDPRVINTAQQNSRNAKLQRFIEFKCQNTNDMNNVYGSSAKGIAGTILFNPPYGERIGELPELVENFVLFGQKLKAQFINWRIAILTANIELLAMLKLSSFKRYKFKNGPLDCQLALYNVDEKQLEKDAVNPQSSFSEEDSDFANRLKKNRKGLKGWLKSNQIDCYRLYDADIPEYNVAIDVYGDYLVIQEYAAPKTIDADKAKKRLQEVIYWAPKVLEVPTDKVVLKTRAKQKGSNQYQRVDKSKQSMTINEHGALLKINLWDYLDTGLFLDHRKTRQIVAKKAKDKTLLNLFAYTGSVSLQAALHGARSITTVDMSNTYLNWAQDNFSLNKLNSHKYQFIQADCLDWLKKNTDKYDLIFIDPPTFSNSKRMEDSFDVQRDHVALLADALKSLSRGGEIFFTNNKRNFKMDFEGLEALGLQAKNMSDLTRDQDFARNKHIHNSWSVTRKG
- a CDS encoding IS66 family transposase; protein product: MLCWTAFLSSKQYSKITGVKITASTVFDQVELVCNAIYPVYQLLFNLAADGKHYYLDDTTNRILDAKSVIKKARNSEKVITRTGVYTSGVIATLADNRHIVLFETNIGHAGEFIDSILHKRSQSCAKPLIMSDALASNRPTVREAITSLCNSHARRQFVDVINHFPIEVEHVLKRYGEIWVNDDYTKEEKLTPSARLAYHQTHSAPIMEAIKLWGETHLANETVEENSGLGKAIRYFIKHYVGLSYFCSTEGVKIDNNRIEAMLKIVVRDRKNAMFHKTLLGATIGDVITSVIATASEAGINVFDYFTTLQREKEQVKKTPEDYLPWNYLAKNSIT
- a CDS encoding DUF3466 family protein, whose protein sequence is MRKIAKNIIALSISSALSVSFLNSVNAATYQIVDEGDADQAKYTYAQQQNISGDMAISGTSLYDFPVQFDYLDDSDFTAIQLFAAINHVSVHALNNLEDIDALKAGNPTANDLSWVIRWLQDTSSGKGSDIEYQKVGDTIAITTVGGLQQEYPLLDTTFDGTEQLTRSTVDIIAGITDSGISYGSATAPYLPSETFTDEENTDHIYWLREHGMRGFYSYNQGSQIHEITPLEAEYGGGFSALMDANEVGVAVGFSSYKLVPSYSDFVENEDGGCADPEVVPAAMTLEACIAQVQTGSTSATYDAMAIKATLNPDGLPIIEELGLLVTPHEDDERSYSSYALALNSNGVAVGYADGFYDQNIVTPTVDQRKFYQYAVAYKNGSVIDISGDHSIRGTSVAYDINDAGTAVGYVTNSSGVRKFFYVDTNAPAEESNLVTPNDFFSGSDSTARAINNSDLIVGEGEIETHNESTSNPRRTAGFVYDMNNDVFTNLNLAIPCALRSTYNIIEAQDINDDGIISATATIKVERRDAYGEVMVDDFGTPLTEDVLRAITLEPTPDTSEVCTSEEEEKVVRQGASINFAGLLSLMALFSLRRKFFS
- a CDS encoding glutaredoxin family protein, coding for MTIYNLYGSEGCHLCEEALALCLLVIPKAQLNQIDIVDQETVAHESKTLVELYGVHIPVLEKLNPEGIAANQKLFWPFTAEQITLLLD
- the uup gene encoding ATP-binding cassette ATPase Uup; this encodes MELLRIANGELAFGEDKILNKADLSVQTGERICLVGRNGAGKSTLMKILMGLQNLDDGQILKSSTMQLAMLEQDPPESSDLSVFSYVAQGVSENADLLSRYHKLIHLIGEDPSEKNLNKLAKVQDELEQAGAWQDEQRIEQAMSTLSLNPDAKISDLSGGWLRKLALAKALVTNPDILLLDEPTNHLDIESVLWLEKFLKDFGGTIIFISHDRAFIRGLSTRILDLDRGKLKSYPGDYDLYIEQKQHDLQVEEQQNALFDKKLAEEEVWIRQGVKARRTRNEGRVRSLEKLRLERTARRDVRNQSTMNITQGDRSGKLVFEAEDVTVAFGDKVIIENLNLLITRNDRLAFIGANGTGKSTLIKLIMEKLKATSGKMRSGVNLEIAYFDQHREALDLNKTVQEIVGEGKQEVEVNGKSRHVLGYLQDFLFSPKRARTPVRALSGGEKNRLLLARLFLRPSNLLILDEPTNDLDIETLELLEEVVANYAGTVILVSHDRDFVNNCVSSCLYFDGTGQINQIVGGYDDVDSYLALKEEERQRHLSSVSKKEVTQKTAPAAQKEASLAVKKKLSFKETKELEELPKIIETLENEVADLQEQVNQSDFFSLDEKHTKNILNQLSEKESKLDTAYSRWQALDEL